From a region of the Bdellovibrio bacteriovorus genome:
- a CDS encoding ferric iron reductase, giving the protein MSILKAAKNSLVIASIFSSHLSWAISKEMHALVRMETHSNAVATRESGFTRLEHYEIPLKLIEADVALRSNPEFVSSLIFERDGEKFVRWVINPEDTKWYLQVEDFLKKNGIEPVRKKHFVGYMTASRSYIAVDPKSGAEFSVKVSTDRTGGNWRDKQQTWDDGKQIRLMTDFVDKQLKGQPKLEHIVLLDEPMAFGIKDIDQGMIIRSYEEVKKSGRRYVPGFSIMHEDLGRDLAKANGSKDPAAYWNEHYNKPLARALAEFYALTGMTYDSPHSQNFLVELDAKNRPTGKIVLRDFGDTYLSNEFFEAVKRTDITKAWEQSNLLKGYMSVSVGILHGNTAPSWMDIDAKKVTKNNYNGWGLDFFKEFEKEFARQTGVQLNSSKPHVSRNGLYLNKGYIMSDEAAKRFLELSEKGLQRDNLMIRSCSRTLLAI; this is encoded by the coding sequence ATGTCTATTTTGAAGGCCGCGAAAAATTCGCTGGTAATTGCTAGTATTTTTTCATCTCACCTTTCATGGGCGATCAGCAAAGAGATGCATGCCCTTGTTCGCATGGAAACTCATTCAAATGCCGTAGCCACTCGCGAAAGCGGATTCACGCGTCTGGAACATTATGAAATTCCTTTAAAACTTATCGAGGCCGATGTCGCCCTTCGTTCAAATCCTGAATTCGTCAGCTCTTTAATCTTTGAAAGAGACGGCGAAAAATTTGTCCGTTGGGTGATTAATCCCGAAGATACGAAATGGTATTTGCAGGTTGAAGACTTCCTAAAAAAGAATGGTATTGAGCCCGTTCGTAAAAAACATTTCGTCGGTTATATGACAGCCTCGCGCAGTTATATTGCTGTGGACCCTAAGTCGGGAGCCGAATTTTCAGTGAAAGTTTCCACCGACCGCACAGGTGGTAATTGGCGAGACAAACAACAGACATGGGACGACGGAAAACAGATTCGTCTGATGACCGACTTCGTGGATAAACAATTAAAAGGTCAACCAAAGCTAGAGCACATTGTGCTTCTAGATGAACCAATGGCATTCGGCATTAAAGACATCGACCAAGGCATGATCATCCGCTCTTATGAAGAGGTGAAGAAATCAGGGAGACGTTATGTTCCAGGCTTTTCTATTATGCACGAAGATTTGGGACGCGATCTTGCGAAGGCCAATGGCTCCAAGGATCCCGCAGCGTATTGGAACGAACATTATAACAAACCCCTCGCCCGCGCATTAGCAGAGTTTTATGCTTTAACAGGAATGACCTACGATTCCCCTCATTCTCAGAACTTTTTGGTGGAGCTCGATGCGAAGAACCGCCCGACAGGTAAAATCGTTTTGCGTGATTTCGGTGACACCTATCTTTCCAACGAGTTTTTCGAGGCTGTGAAACGCACAGACATCACGAAAGCTTGGGAACAGTCAAACCTACTTAAGGGATATATGTCCGTATCCGTGGGAATCTTACACGGAAACACCGCACCTTCCTGGATGGATATAGACGCAAAGAAAGTTACTAAAAACAACTACAACGGTTGGGGCTTGGATTTCTTCAAAGAATTCGAAAAGGAGTTTGCTCGTCAGACCGGTGTTCAGTTGAATTCAAGCAAACCCCATGTTTCTCGCAATGGCTTGTACCTGAATAAGGGCTACATCATGAGTGACGAAGCCGCAAAACGATTCCTGGAGCTTTCAGAAAAAGGGCTTCAGCGTGACAACTTGATGATCCGCTCTTGCAGTCGCACGTTACTAGCTATTTAA
- a CDS encoding type 1 glutamine amidotransferase, with amino-acid sequence MKSLLVIQHEADTPPGTTLEWAALRGYAVHHWSPGTDAPPVKTDFDLVVICGGSMDTFEEEKHPWLVVEKEFIRKLVKNDTKIFGLCLGSQLLAEILGGSVHQHHGWEIGFVPVKTREGSALQAFHWHRYTFELPPEAELLCEGDFCKNQAFTFGKNIVATQFHPETTEQWIRECAEEVALNEKAYTGLVQSENEMLASLPLQKNLKHWYFDQLDQLVK; translated from the coding sequence GTGAAAAGTCTTTTAGTTATTCAGCACGAAGCAGATACTCCTCCAGGCACCACTTTAGAGTGGGCCGCGCTTCGAGGTTACGCTGTTCATCATTGGTCGCCCGGAACGGATGCGCCACCTGTAAAGACAGATTTTGATCTGGTCGTTATTTGTGGTGGCTCCATGGATACTTTTGAAGAAGAAAAACATCCTTGGTTGGTTGTCGAAAAGGAATTTATTCGTAAGCTTGTGAAAAACGATACAAAGATTTTTGGTTTGTGTCTTGGATCTCAACTGCTGGCGGAAATCCTGGGAGGGTCCGTTCATCAACATCATGGGTGGGAAATTGGTTTTGTACCAGTGAAAACTCGTGAAGGCTCTGCATTGCAAGCCTTTCATTGGCATCGTTATACTTTTGAACTTCCTCCGGAGGCGGAGCTTCTTTGTGAGGGAGATTTTTGTAAAAATCAGGCTTTCACATTTGGTAAAAACATCGTAGCAACCCAGTTTCATCCAGAAACTACAGAGCAGTGGATCCGCGAATGTGCTGAAGAAGTGGCTCTCAATGAAAAGGCCTATACAGGACTTGTTCAGTCGGAAAACGAAATGCTTGCGAGTCTTCCTCTACAAAAGAATTTAAAGCACTGGTACTTTGATCAACTGGATCAGCTGGTAAAATAA
- the miaB gene encoding tRNA (N6-isopentenyl adenosine(37)-C2)-methylthiotransferase MiaB has product MTQEVRTVENTSQNPESLQQNNDIGQGRGVYISTYGCQMNVNDTERMYSLLEMQNFTPVEKPEDASLIIINSCSVREKPVHKVYSEVGTFRKMKEKNPNLRIGVGGCVGQQEKDNLIKNQPMIDFVFGTDQIDNLPNLVARTYEGEKKIINAKFEHRAPYHIETMVRNPGVATFVNITKGCDNFCTFCVVPYTRGREKSRPLQHILTDIRHLVKRGVKEVTLLGQNVNSYKAEEGLDFADLMAKVATETDIERIRFTTSHPKDFNQKLADTMAAHQDKIMEYIHLPFQSGNSRILDRMNRNYTREHYLEKIAMLKKTIPNVVFSTDIIVGFPGETEEEFRDTVTLVEEVGFETIFAFKYSPRPFTKAAKFEDQVAEEVKTERLNRLFDAHDKMAFELVKKYEGQVMKVLVENVDREDGKIQGRSTGNKLVHFLGSKDLIGQTVNVKITKAFPAVFRGELV; this is encoded by the coding sequence ATGACACAAGAGGTAAGAACCGTGGAAAACACTTCGCAAAACCCTGAAAGCCTTCAGCAAAACAACGACATCGGTCAGGGCCGTGGTGTGTATATTTCTACCTACGGTTGCCAAATGAACGTGAACGACACTGAACGTATGTACTCTCTTTTAGAGATGCAAAACTTCACACCGGTAGAAAAACCTGAAGACGCTTCCTTGATCATTATCAACTCTTGCAGCGTGCGTGAAAAGCCAGTTCACAAAGTGTATTCTGAAGTCGGTACTTTCCGTAAAATGAAGGAAAAGAATCCGAACTTGCGCATTGGTGTTGGTGGTTGCGTCGGTCAGCAAGAAAAAGACAATTTGATCAAAAATCAACCGATGATTGATTTCGTATTCGGTACAGATCAAATCGACAATCTTCCTAACTTGGTCGCTAGAACTTACGAAGGCGAAAAGAAAATCATCAACGCGAAATTTGAACATCGCGCGCCTTATCACATCGAGACCATGGTTCGTAATCCAGGTGTTGCGACATTTGTGAACATCACAAAAGGTTGTGATAATTTCTGTACGTTCTGCGTGGTGCCTTACACTCGCGGTCGTGAGAAATCTCGTCCTTTGCAACACATTTTGACGGATATTCGCCACTTAGTGAAACGTGGAGTGAAAGAGGTCACTCTTCTTGGTCAGAACGTAAACTCTTACAAGGCCGAAGAGGGCTTGGACTTTGCTGATTTGATGGCGAAGGTGGCAACAGAGACAGATATAGAAAGAATTCGTTTCACGACATCGCATCCAAAAGATTTTAATCAGAAGCTCGCCGATACAATGGCTGCTCATCAGGATAAAATCATGGAGTACATCCATCTTCCGTTCCAAAGTGGAAACTCTCGCATCTTGGATCGTATGAACCGTAACTATACGCGCGAGCACTACTTGGAAAAAATCGCGATGTTGAAGAAGACCATTCCAAATGTTGTTTTCTCGACGGACATTATTGTTGGCTTCCCTGGTGAAACAGAAGAAGAGTTCCGTGATACCGTGACGCTGGTTGAGGAAGTGGGCTTTGAAACCATTTTTGCTTTCAAATATTCTCCACGTCCGTTCACAAAGGCGGCGAAATTTGAAGACCAAGTGGCTGAAGAAGTAAAAACCGAGCGTTTGAACCGTCTGTTTGATGCTCACGATAAGATGGCATTTGAACTTGTTAAAAAGTACGAAGGCCAAGTGATGAAGGTGCTAGTTGAGAATGTGGACCGTGAAGACGGTAAGATCCAAGGCCGTAGCACCGGCAATAAGCTTGTTCACTTCTTGGGTAGCAAAGATTTGATCGGTCAAACAGTGAACGTGAAAATCACCAAAGCCTTCCCCGCAGTATTTAGAGGAGAGTTAGTTTAA
- a CDS encoding Crp/Fnr family transcriptional regulator produces the protein MAEQKKVAKDTYLFREGDAPDAMYIVKSGGFAVTKTKGNTEIVLAEIAPGAMVGEMALFDNKPRSANVKATKESEVIALPYDSLTKQMEQLPVWVRAIMKTLNENMREANKKIKILENSNPDEERFPPHIVNKYISILNLVGNKYGKEESPGTLAFSSVLIRNYTIQIFQEATNKMQSVVNALTDLGYLKQEDRGDGSQKITNLKPQELFSFVDWYNEWLFKQEKDRLPAMTDQEVNVLNGILHFARKVEPNHKGLYKVDLNEVQNESMKELGNLIRPDDVNSLIEKKYLTEKIMDEKGVYIMVELPYVEPMARNWSIVNNLKKKLR, from the coding sequence GTGGCAGAGCAGAAAAAGGTGGCTAAAGATACTTATCTATTCCGTGAAGGTGATGCCCCTGATGCGATGTACATTGTGAAATCCGGCGGATTCGCCGTGACAAAAACAAAAGGGAATACCGAGATTGTTTTAGCCGAAATCGCTCCTGGAGCTATGGTGGGCGAGATGGCTCTTTTCGACAACAAACCTCGCAGTGCCAATGTCAAAGCCACAAAAGAATCTGAAGTCATTGCACTTCCCTATGACTCTTTAACGAAACAAATGGAGCAATTGCCCGTGTGGGTGCGCGCGATCATGAAAACTCTGAATGAGAACATGCGCGAAGCAAACAAGAAAATCAAAATTCTTGAAAACTCAAATCCCGATGAAGAGCGTTTTCCTCCGCACATCGTGAATAAGTACATTTCAATTTTAAATCTTGTGGGAAATAAATACGGAAAAGAAGAATCGCCAGGAACATTGGCTTTTTCGTCTGTTCTTATTCGCAACTACACGATTCAAATCTTTCAAGAAGCCACAAACAAAATGCAAAGTGTTGTGAACGCGCTGACGGATCTTGGCTATTTGAAACAGGAAGACCGTGGTGATGGTTCACAAAAAATCACAAATCTAAAACCTCAGGAATTATTCTCGTTCGTTGATTGGTATAACGAATGGCTTTTCAAACAAGAAAAAGACCGCTTACCCGCAATGACAGATCAAGAAGTGAACGTTCTTAATGGCATCTTGCACTTCGCACGCAAAGTAGAGCCCAATCATAAAGGTCTCTACAAAGTCGACTTAAACGAAGTCCAAAATGAATCCATGAAAGAACTCGGAAACCTCATCCGCCCCGACGACGTGAATTCTTTGATTGAGAAAAAATATCTCACCGAAAAAATCATGGACGAAAAAGGAGTCTACATCATGGTCGAACTTCCTTACGTGGAACCCATGGCTCGCAACTGGTCCATCGTAAACAACCTAAAGAAAAAGCTCCGCTAA
- a CDS encoding CoA transferase subunit B, with protein sequence MPLTREQIAQRIAQEVEDGYCVNLGIGIPTLVANYIPSNKFVMLQSENGLLGMGPFPFEKDIDPDLINAGKQTVTALPGASFFSSADSFAMIRGGHVDLTVLGAMEVDEEGSIANWMVPGKMVKGMGGAMDLVAGARNVIVAMQHTDKEGNSKLRTKCTLPLTGVKCIKKIVSDFGVIEVTPQGFVLKEYAPDLSPEKVLAATEGKMTIAPDCKPMTF encoded by the coding sequence ATGCCATTAACTCGTGAACAAATCGCTCAACGTATTGCTCAAGAAGTGGAAGATGGCTATTGCGTGAATTTAGGAATTGGTATTCCTACTTTGGTTGCAAACTACATCCCTTCAAACAAATTCGTTATGTTACAAAGTGAAAATGGTCTTTTAGGAATGGGACCTTTCCCTTTCGAAAAAGATATCGATCCTGATTTGATCAACGCTGGTAAGCAAACTGTGACTGCACTTCCGGGCGCTAGTTTCTTTTCAAGCGCTGACAGCTTTGCGATGATTCGTGGGGGCCACGTGGACTTAACAGTCCTTGGCGCTATGGAAGTCGACGAAGAAGGCAGCATTGCCAACTGGATGGTTCCAGGAAAAATGGTCAAAGGCATGGGCGGCGCGATGGATTTAGTCGCGGGCGCTCGCAACGTGATCGTGGCTATGCAACACACGGACAAAGAAGGAAATTCAAAACTTCGCACAAAGTGCACTCTGCCGTTAACCGGTGTTAAGTGTATTAAAAAAATCGTGAGTGATTTCGGAGTGATCGAAGTCACACCTCAAGGTTTTGTGTTAAAGGAATATGCTCCGGATTTATCTCCAGAAAAAGTTCTGGCGGCGACGGAAGGTAAAATGACTATCGCTCCTGATTGCAAACCTATGACATTCTAA
- a CDS encoding DUF4097 family beta strand repeat-containing protein — MSAISIILAHLLFQPVMAATFEVPVADGDRLVLKGLEAQVQVVGQGGNSLKVSGVDEASTEGVFVVTKKNNIIEVKMNEYAGKKNWLNILPKSGTQMRKIEIWGAAVPTEIHLRGGSVVAQKWNKDLKVSVAQGRVSSLNGSGSLNIYVQKGDVNVSDHTGKVDADSYSGTMALKNIQGDVSASLFSGQLQIEKVRGFLTLATQQSNSKINQGTGTIQFENGRGALSIQGFQGRMEGQNQEGSVNVTMTLDSELDVKAKSGRVNVQVPASSGMSLNLMTVEGEIVVPSELKVTKLSAEKSVRGRLRGDAQRGSVFVRSQDGTISVK; from the coding sequence ATGTCAGCGATCAGTATCATTCTCGCTCATCTTCTTTTTCAGCCGGTTATGGCTGCAACATTTGAAGTTCCCGTCGCCGACGGCGATCGTCTGGTCCTCAAAGGATTAGAAGCCCAGGTGCAAGTTGTGGGACAGGGTGGTAATTCTTTGAAAGTATCTGGCGTGGATGAGGCCAGCACCGAGGGCGTATTCGTTGTTACGAAGAAGAATAATATCATCGAAGTGAAAATGAATGAATACGCGGGCAAAAAGAACTGGTTAAACATCTTGCCTAAGTCCGGCACGCAAATGAGAAAAATTGAGATTTGGGGAGCCGCAGTTCCGACGGAAATTCACTTGCGCGGCGGATCGGTCGTCGCTCAGAAATGGAATAAAGATTTGAAGGTGAGTGTGGCTCAGGGCCGTGTCAGCTCTTTAAACGGCTCAGGTTCGTTGAATATTTATGTGCAAAAAGGTGATGTGAATGTCTCTGATCATACGGGGAAGGTGGATGCCGACTCCTACTCGGGCACCATGGCTCTTAAAAACATTCAGGGTGATGTGAGTGCGAGCCTATTCTCTGGTCAGCTTCAGATTGAAAAAGTGCGTGGCTTCCTCACTTTGGCAACGCAGCAATCCAATAGCAAAATCAATCAGGGGACGGGGACGATTCAGTTTGAAAACGGTCGTGGCGCATTGAGCATTCAAGGTTTTCAAGGCCGCATGGAAGGTCAGAACCAAGAGGGTTCTGTGAATGTGACAATGACGCTAGATTCAGAGTTGGATGTAAAAGCGAAGTCGGGCCGCGTGAATGTCCAAGTGCCGGCGTCTTCGGGAATGAGTTTAAATTTAATGACGGTCGAGGGCGAAATCGTCGTCCCTTCCGAGCTTAAAGTGACTAAATTGAGTGCAGAAAAATCCGTGCGTGGTCGTCTGCGGGGCGATGCGCAAAGAGGCAGCGTGTTTGTGCGCAGTCAAGATGGAACAATTTCAGTGAAATGA
- a CDS encoding tetratricopeptide repeat protein — translation MSLTVGILGAYASFVGYFNGHEQYELKLAHLQKQVEKEKFNNSLLSYQLKDFQQTVAQVLPEDKKLQAKYELQNLSSVVRSPASEDSLDLSGVFFEKGKKYFNNQDYDKAIGEFNKLLDKYPLSQHVVESHFFIAESYFLKKDFRNSLTQIDSMVTLFPQHELTGFILLRMGQISEFNNQTEEASEIYKTVFKNFKNDDLKKQARKLAQSVEYK, via the coding sequence TTGTCACTAACGGTCGGCATTCTGGGTGCCTATGCCTCTTTTGTGGGGTATTTCAATGGTCATGAACAGTATGAATTAAAGCTCGCACATCTGCAAAAACAGGTGGAAAAAGAGAAGTTTAACAACTCTCTTTTAAGCTATCAGCTGAAGGACTTTCAGCAAACTGTCGCGCAGGTTCTTCCCGAGGATAAAAAACTTCAAGCAAAGTATGAACTGCAGAATCTTTCCTCTGTCGTGAGATCGCCAGCTAGTGAAGACTCATTGGATCTATCAGGCGTTTTCTTTGAAAAGGGAAAGAAGTACTTTAACAATCAAGACTATGACAAGGCGATTGGGGAGTTTAATAAGCTTCTTGATAAATATCCGCTTTCTCAGCACGTGGTCGAGTCACACTTTTTTATCGCTGAAAGCTATTTCCTTAAAAAGGACTTCCGCAACAGTCTTACGCAAATTGACTCGATGGTGACTTTGTTTCCACAGCATGAGCTGACGGGCTTTATTCTTTTAAGAATGGGTCAAATCAGTGAGTTCAACAATCAAACTGAAGAAGCTTCTGAAATCTACAAGACCGTTTTTAAGAACTTCAAAAATGACGATCTCAAAAAACAGGCTCGTAAGCTAGCTCAGAGTGTAGAATACAAATGA
- a CDS encoding CoA transferase subunit A, whose protein sequence is MSKKVFTDAKSALFDVKDNMTLVLGGFGLCGIPENCIAALRDMGVKGLTCVSNNAGVDDFGLGQLLQNRQIKKMISSYVGENALFEKLYMSGELELEFCPQGTLAERIRAGGAGIAGFYTPTGVGTLVAEGKEIKNFDGRAYVLERGIKGDFAFVKAWKGDKFGNLVFRKTARNFNPMAATAGKITVAEVEELVEVGELDPDQIHTPGVYVQRIFKGANYEKRIEQKTVRKG, encoded by the coding sequence ATGAGCAAAAAAGTTTTTACTGATGCAAAGAGCGCGCTCTTTGACGTTAAAGACAATATGACTTTAGTTCTTGGGGGATTCGGCCTTTGCGGAATCCCTGAAAACTGCATCGCGGCCCTTCGTGATATGGGAGTCAAAGGTCTTACTTGCGTTTCTAATAACGCCGGCGTTGACGACTTCGGCTTAGGTCAGCTTTTGCAAAATCGCCAAATCAAAAAAATGATTTCATCTTATGTGGGTGAAAACGCGTTGTTTGAAAAACTCTATATGAGTGGCGAACTGGAACTTGAATTCTGCCCTCAGGGAACTCTGGCTGAAAGAATTCGTGCGGGTGGCGCGGGTATCGCTGGATTCTACACTCCGACAGGAGTGGGAACTTTAGTGGCTGAAGGAAAAGAAATTAAAAATTTCGACGGTCGTGCTTACGTTCTAGAGCGCGGAATCAAAGGTGACTTTGCTTTCGTGAAAGCCTGGAAGGGAGATAAATTCGGAAACTTGGTGTTCCGAAAAACGGCTCGCAACTTTAATCCTATGGCAGCAACAGCCGGTAAGATCACAGTTGCTGAAGTTGAAGAGTTGGTTGAAGTGGGCGAATTAGATCCCGATCAAATTCACACGCCGGGTGTTTACGTACAGCGCATCTTCAAAGGTGCTAACTACGAAAAACGCATCGAACAAAAAACTGTGAGAAAGGGATAA
- a CDS encoding thiolase family protein has translation MENVVIVSSVRTPVASFQGGFSSLPAPKLGAIAIKEAITRAGVSADEIDECIMGEVLTAGVGQAPARQAAIFAGLKNTTPCMTINKVCGSGLKAVMLAADSIALGNTKIAVAGGQENMTLAPHLLENSRSGYRMGPTQMTDSMIKDGLWDPYNNFHMGSAAEICVKEHNFTREQQDTFAIDSYKKAQDAWNKNLFKNEIVPVTIEGKKGPVTVDKDEEPFNTNFDKIPGLKPAFDKAGTITAANASKINDGAAAHVLMSESEAKKRGLKPIAKIVAHGTFAHEPKYFTTAPVGAIKKALAKANLNVGDIDMWEINEAFAVVTQVAMKELEIPAEKVNVHGGAVAIGHPIGASGARILATLVHGLHTHNKRYGLATLCIGGGEAVALIVERA, from the coding sequence ATGGAAAATGTCGTAATTGTGAGCAGCGTAAGAACTCCTGTGGCTTCGTTTCAAGGAGGTTTCTCTTCTCTTCCTGCACCAAAGCTCGGTGCGATTGCAATCAAAGAAGCGATCACTCGCGCGGGTGTTTCCGCTGACGAAATTGATGAGTGCATCATGGGTGAGGTTTTGACTGCAGGCGTAGGACAAGCTCCGGCTCGTCAAGCCGCGATCTTCGCCGGTTTGAAAAACACAACACCTTGTATGACGATCAATAAAGTATGCGGCTCTGGTCTTAAAGCTGTGATGTTAGCGGCAGATTCTATTGCTCTTGGTAACACAAAAATTGCCGTAGCTGGCGGTCAAGAAAATATGACATTGGCTCCACACTTACTGGAAAATTCTCGCTCTGGTTACCGCATGGGTCCAACACAAATGACTGACTCTATGATCAAAGACGGTCTTTGGGATCCATACAACAACTTCCACATGGGAAGTGCCGCAGAGATTTGCGTGAAAGAGCACAACTTCACTCGTGAACAACAAGATACTTTCGCGATTGATTCTTACAAAAAAGCGCAAGACGCTTGGAACAAAAATCTTTTCAAAAACGAAATCGTTCCTGTGACGATCGAAGGCAAAAAAGGTCCTGTCACTGTGGATAAAGACGAAGAGCCGTTCAACACGAACTTCGACAAAATCCCAGGTTTGAAACCTGCTTTCGACAAAGCCGGAACTATCACGGCAGCCAATGCTTCTAAAATCAACGATGGTGCTGCGGCTCACGTCTTGATGTCTGAAAGCGAGGCTAAAAAACGTGGCTTGAAACCGATTGCAAAAATCGTAGCTCACGGCACATTCGCTCATGAACCAAAATACTTCACAACAGCTCCTGTTGGCGCGATCAAAAAAGCTTTAGCTAAAGCGAACTTGAATGTGGGCGATATCGACATGTGGGAAATCAACGAAGCTTTCGCGGTCGTAACTCAAGTGGCGATGAAAGAATTAGAAATCCCTGCTGAAAAAGTAAATGTGCATGGTGGCGCGGTGGCTATCGGTCACCCGATTGGCGCTTCCGGTGCGCGCATTCTTGCGACACTGGTTCACGGTCTTCACACTCATAACAAACGTTATGGTCTAGCAACTCTTTGTATCGGTGGCGGTGAAGCCGTTGCTTTGATCGTAGAAAGAGCGTAG
- a CDS encoding HU family DNA-binding protein: protein MNPSIKEPRYMNKAQLVELVAEKTKSTKSQSEQILDATLKVIQEALKKGDEVKLVGFGTFSRSARKPRQGRNPKTGETVKIPSAYVPRFKPGKDLKDALN, encoded by the coding sequence TTGAATCCTTCGATTAAGGAACCGCGTTACATGAATAAAGCACAATTGGTCGAACTTGTTGCTGAAAAAACCAAGTCGACAAAAAGTCAATCCGAACAGATTCTCGACGCCACTCTGAAAGTGATTCAAGAAGCGCTCAAAAAAGGCGATGAAGTAAAACTCGTGGGATTTGGCACTTTCTCTCGCAGTGCTCGCAAACCTCGCCAAGGAAGAAATCCTAAAACGGGTGAAACAGTTAAAATCCCCAGCGCCTATGTTCCCCGATTTAAACCCGGAAAAGATCTTAAAGACGCTTTAAATTAA
- the pyk gene encoding pyruvate kinase produces MLADRRAKIVATIGPATRDEKNLEKAIKAGMNVARLNFSHGSHEDHLKVIHSLRKLSQELRAPVAILQDLQGPKIRVGKFEKGSIEIKPGEQLIITTDAVLGTTGLIPSDFKELPLACSPGTRILLDDGLMELKVLKVRGNEVDAEVVYGGILKDRKGMNLPGVNLPVECMTPKDLEDLEFGIANKVDYIALSFVRHARDIRKLREIIESKKSNAKIVAKIEMVEALENLEEICRLSDVVMVARGDLAVEVGQSRLPGFQKRIIQVCNQLGKPVITATQMLDSMVENPRPTRAEITDVANAVLDGSDALMLSAESASGKHPFKCIRTMHEIITEVERNEEEYYKLSLESEFLSTPASIAASASLSALKLNATAIICLTTSGKTANIISGFRPKARVISVTQHMEVLNSMELMWGIQTHVIKPYKTMEDILSQIDQLMVTHGLAKTGDRVILTLGQPIAQGAKTNSIYVHTVNGEQYSKLPDDQLPLRCQADPNIE; encoded by the coding sequence ATGTTAGCAGATCGTCGCGCAAAAATTGTGGCCACTATTGGGCCCGCTACTCGTGATGAAAAGAACTTAGAAAAAGCAATTAAGGCGGGCATGAACGTGGCTCGCCTTAATTTTTCCCACGGCAGTCATGAAGATCACTTGAAGGTGATTCATTCACTGCGAAAACTATCCCAAGAATTAAGAGCCCCCGTAGCTATCTTGCAGGATCTTCAAGGTCCTAAGATCCGTGTGGGTAAATTTGAAAAAGGCTCTATCGAGATCAAACCGGGTGAACAGCTTATCATCACTACGGATGCTGTGTTGGGAACGACAGGCCTTATTCCTTCTGACTTTAAAGAGCTTCCGCTGGCGTGCTCTCCAGGGACGCGCATTCTTCTTGATGACGGTTTGATGGAACTAAAAGTTCTGAAGGTGCGTGGTAACGAAGTTGATGCGGAAGTGGTTTACGGTGGCATTTTGAAAGACCGTAAAGGAATGAATCTTCCAGGTGTTAATTTGCCGGTGGAGTGCATGACGCCGAAGGATCTTGAAGATCTTGAGTTCGGTATTGCCAATAAAGTTGATTACATCGCATTGAGTTTTGTTCGTCATGCACGTGATATTCGTAAACTCCGTGAAATCATTGAATCTAAAAAATCCAATGCCAAGATCGTAGCAAAAATTGAAATGGTAGAAGCTTTGGAAAACCTCGAAGAGATCTGCCGTTTAAGTGATGTCGTGATGGTCGCGCGTGGGGACTTGGCTGTGGAAGTGGGGCAAAGCCGTCTTCCGGGTTTCCAAAAACGCATCATTCAAGTCTGCAACCAATTGGGTAAGCCCGTTATCACGGCGACTCAGATGCTAGATAGCATGGTTGAAAATCCTCGTCCAACAAGAGCAGAGATCACGGATGTTGCGAATGCCGTTTTAGATGGTTCAGACGCTTTGATGCTTTCAGCAGAATCTGCGAGTGGTAAGCATCCATTTAAGTGTATCCGCACTATGCATGAGATCATTACGGAAGTGGAGCGCAATGAAGAAGAGTACTACAAGCTTTCTCTTGAAAGCGAATTTTTAAGTACACCCGCTTCAATCGCGGCCAGTGCCTCTTTGAGCGCATTAAAGCTCAATGCTACGGCGATCATCTGTTTAACGACGTCAGGCAAGACGGCCAACATCATCTCAGGATTCCGTCCTAAAGCGCGTGTGATTTCAGTCACTCAGCACATGGAAGTCTTAAATTCTATGGAGCTGATGTGGGGGATTCAAACTCACGTGATTAAGCCTTATAAAACGATGGAAGACATCTTAAGTCAGATCGATCAATTGATGGTCACTCATGGCTTAGCTAAGACCGGCGACCGCGTGATCCTGACATTGGGACAACCCATCGCTCAAGGCGCAAAAACCAATTCGATCTACGTTCACACGGTGAACGGGGAGCAGTACTCAAAACTCCCTGATGATCAATTGCCACTGCGCTGCCAAGCCGATCCCAACATCGAATAA